From a single Paraburkholderia edwinii genomic region:
- a CDS encoding GlsB/YeaQ/YmgE family stress response membrane protein: MLSFIGTLIVGLIVGLIARAIKPGDDKMGLIMTIILGIAGSLIAGYIGRAAGWYEPGQGAGWIASVIGAIVLLVIYGLIRKRM, from the coding sequence ATGCTTTCATTCATCGGGACGTTGATCGTCGGTTTGATCGTCGGCCTGATCGCGCGCGCGATCAAACCCGGCGACGACAAGATGGGCCTCATCATGACGATCATCCTCGGCATCGCCGGCTCGTTGATCGCGGGCTATATCGGGCGCGCCGCCGGGTGGTATGAGCCGGGGCAGGGTGCGGGATGGATCGCATCGGTGATCGGCGCGATCGTGCTGCTCGTTATTTACGGGTTGATCCGCAAACGCATGTAG
- a CDS encoding SDR family oxidoreductase, with the protein MAFGAQDAPRTRQTSVGKVALVTGAGSGIGRATARKLLENGYSVVLTGRRQQPLDELAAEALASGFDAYAHACDVADTDGVAALFDAIRGRYGRLDVLFNNAGRGAPPVEIDALSIEDWRAVVDTNLTGVFLCTRAAFAMMKAQMPRGGRIINNGSISAHAPRPYSIAYTATKHAITGLTKSVSLDGRPYDIVCGQIDIGNAATEMAARMAKGVPQANGQTAIEPLMDVEHVADAVLHMTELPLSANVQFMTIMASKMPFVGRG; encoded by the coding sequence ATGGCATTCGGCGCGCAGGATGCGCCGCGAACCCGGCAAACCTCGGTCGGCAAGGTCGCGCTCGTCACCGGCGCGGGCAGCGGCATCGGCCGCGCAACGGCGCGCAAGCTGCTCGAAAACGGCTATAGCGTCGTGCTGACGGGCCGCCGGCAACAGCCGCTCGACGAACTCGCGGCCGAGGCGCTCGCCAGCGGCTTCGATGCGTATGCGCACGCGTGCGACGTCGCCGATACGGACGGCGTCGCCGCGCTGTTCGATGCGATCCGCGGGCGCTACGGGCGGCTCGACGTGCTGTTCAACAACGCGGGACGCGGTGCGCCGCCGGTCGAAATCGACGCGCTTTCGATCGAAGACTGGCGCGCGGTCGTCGATACGAATCTCACGGGCGTGTTCCTCTGCACACGCGCCGCCTTCGCGATGATGAAAGCGCAGATGCCGCGCGGCGGGCGCATCATCAACAACGGCTCGATTTCCGCGCACGCGCCGCGTCCATACAGCATCGCCTATACGGCGACGAAGCACGCAATCACCGGACTGACGAAGTCTGTCTCGCTCGACGGGCGTCCGTACGACATCGTGTGCGGGCAGATCGATATCGGCAATGCGGCAACCGAGATGGCCGCGCGCATGGCGAAAGGCGTGCCGCAAGCGAACGGGCAGACGGCGATCGAGCCGCTGATGGATGTCGAGCATGTCGCCGACGCGGTGCTGCATATGACCGAATTGCCGCTGTCGGCGAATGTGCAGTTCATGACGATCATGGCAAGCAAGATGCCGTTTGTCGGCCGCGGGTGA